The following are encoded together in the Pirellulales bacterium genome:
- a CDS encoding Gfo/Idh/MocA family oxidoreductase, with amino-acid sequence MSYGFGIIGCGMIARFHAKAIADIKGAKLVAVFDSYAPAVEKFVAEIGCKGYTKLDEMLADSKVQVVTIGTPSGAHMEPAIAAANAGKHVIVEKPLEITLNRCNAIIDACKKNKVKLATVFPSRFHAPVREIKGAIDGGRFGKLTMGDAYVKWFRTQQYYDSGAWRGTWKLDGGGALMNQAIHSVDLLTYLMGPVVEVTAHSATLAHERIAVEDVVVATVKFANGALGVIEASTAAYPGYLKRIEIHGSEGPAVMEEEDIKVWDFAKKIRRDEAIHQRMAASRSTGGGASDPAAIGHHGHTKQFADLLDAVKKNRNPAVDGPEGRRSVEIILAIYKSAEIGKAVKLPLAGDPSLSARKRDKGH; translated from the coding sequence ATGTCCTACGGTTTCGGAATCATCGGCTGCGGAATGATCGCGCGCTTTCACGCCAAAGCCATTGCAGACATCAAAGGCGCAAAGCTGGTCGCCGTGTTCGATAGTTATGCTCCCGCCGTCGAAAAGTTTGTCGCCGAAATCGGCTGCAAGGGCTACACGAAGCTCGATGAGATGCTCGCCGATTCCAAGGTGCAGGTCGTCACGATTGGCACTCCCAGCGGTGCCCACATGGAGCCTGCTATCGCTGCCGCCAATGCTGGCAAGCATGTGATCGTCGAAAAGCCGCTGGAAATCACGCTCAATCGCTGCAACGCCATCATCGACGCCTGCAAGAAAAACAAAGTGAAGCTGGCAACGGTTTTTCCCTCCCGATTTCATGCGCCCGTCCGCGAAATCAAAGGGGCCATTGATGGCGGCCGCTTTGGCAAGCTGACGATGGGGGATGCCTACGTGAAATGGTTCCGCACGCAGCAATACTATGATAGTGGAGCATGGCGCGGAACGTGGAAGCTTGATGGCGGCGGCGCGCTGATGAACCAAGCCATCCACAGCGTCGATCTGCTGACTTACTTGATGGGCCCGGTGGTCGAAGTCACCGCCCACAGTGCAACACTTGCGCACGAGCGAATTGCGGTGGAAGATGTCGTTGTAGCCACCGTGAAATTTGCAAACGGCGCTCTGGGCGTCATCGAAGCTAGCACAGCCGCCTATCCAGGCTACCTCAAGCGAATAGAAATCCACGGCTCGGAAGGCCCGGCCGTCATGGAAGAAGAAGACATCAAAGTTTGGGACTTCGCCAAGAAAATTCGTCGAGACGAGGCGATTCATCAGCGGATGGCCGCAAGTCGCAGCACCGGCGGCGGTGCAAGCGATCCTGCGGCCATCGGTCACCACGGCCACACCAAGCAATTCGCCGATTTGCTCGATGCCGTGAAAAAGAACCGCAATCCGGCGGTCGATGGCCCTGAAGGCCGCCGCTCGGTCGAAATCATTCTGGCCATCTATAAATCTGCCGAAATCGGCAAAGCCGTGAAACTGCCACTAGCAGGCGACCCGTCGCTCAGCGCTCGGAAGCGAGACAAGGGCCATTAA
- the guaA gene encoding glutamine-hydrolyzing GMP synthase: MTKVALVTPSQVAGLADEKVLVLDFGSQYAQLIARRVREQNVYCEIVRHDITSARVREIAPKGLILSGGPLSVYEAGAPRCDHELFQLDIPVLGICYGMQLMCEALGGHVKSAPAREYGRAHCTVVSTDDLFNGVAGQTEVWMSHGDQVSEVSADFEPLARTSTCPIAAVKHKRLPLYGLQFHPEVTHTPPGKAILANFLSNVCGCRGTWRLADFAEQTIRDLRKRIGQHRVICGLSGGVDSSVVAALLAKAIGSQLSCILVDNGLLRKDEEAAVIREFTTHFNTDLHVVKAEDRFLAALAGVTDPQAKRKVIGHEFIECFQDESQRIQGAHYLAQGTLYPDVIESGAAIDGPAATIKLHHNVGGLPAELGFELIEPLRDLFKDEVRRLGIQLGLPEEIVWRHPFPGPGLAVRCLGEVSKHRLDTLREADAIVVHEIKAAGLYRQTAQVFAVLLPVQSVGVMGDARTYDNVLAVRAVDTADFMTADWSRLPYDLLATISTRIINEVKGVNRVVYDISSKPPATIEWE; this comes from the coding sequence ATGACGAAAGTTGCTCTGGTGACGCCGTCGCAAGTTGCCGGCTTGGCCGATGAAAAAGTGCTGGTACTCGATTTTGGATCGCAGTACGCGCAACTGATTGCCCGTCGGGTGCGCGAGCAAAACGTCTACTGCGAAATCGTGCGTCACGACATTACCTCGGCCCGGGTGCGCGAGATTGCCCCCAAGGGGTTGATTCTCTCCGGTGGACCCTTGAGTGTTTATGAAGCTGGGGCGCCCCGCTGCGATCACGAATTGTTCCAACTCGACATACCAGTCCTTGGCATCTGCTATGGCATGCAATTGATGTGTGAAGCCCTGGGGGGACACGTAAAGAGTGCGCCGGCCCGGGAGTATGGCCGGGCACACTGCACCGTTGTCAGTACCGATGACTTGTTTAACGGCGTCGCCGGCCAAACCGAAGTGTGGATGAGCCACGGCGACCAAGTGAGCGAAGTCTCCGCCGATTTTGAACCGCTTGCCCGGACGAGCACTTGCCCGATCGCGGCCGTGAAACACAAGCGGTTGCCGCTCTATGGGCTGCAATTCCATCCCGAAGTGACGCATACGCCACCAGGCAAGGCAATTCTGGCAAATTTCCTGAGCAATGTTTGCGGCTGCCGCGGCACCTGGCGATTGGCGGATTTTGCCGAGCAAACGATTCGCGATCTGCGCAAGCGCATTGGCCAGCACCGCGTCATTTGCGGACTTTCCGGCGGCGTCGATTCGTCCGTTGTCGCGGCGCTGTTGGCCAAGGCGATCGGATCGCAACTTTCCTGCATCCTTGTCGATAACGGACTGTTGCGGAAGGACGAAGAGGCTGCGGTGATCCGCGAATTCACGACGCACTTCAACACCGATTTGCACGTGGTAAAAGCTGAGGATCGCTTTCTCGCGGCGCTTGCCGGTGTGACCGATCCTCAAGCCAAGCGAAAAGTCATCGGCCACGAATTTATCGAGTGCTTCCAAGACGAATCGCAGCGAATTCAAGGAGCGCACTATTTGGCCCAAGGCACGCTTTATCCCGATGTTATCGAAAGTGGTGCTGCGATCGACGGGCCGGCAGCCACCATCAAACTCCACCACAACGTCGGTGGTTTGCCCGCGGAACTGGGCTTCGAACTGATCGAGCCGCTGCGAGACTTGTTCAAAGACGAAGTGCGACGGCTGGGGATCCAACTCGGCCTACCAGAGGAAATCGTCTGGCGGCATCCCTTCCCCGGCCCCGGTTTGGCGGTGCGCTGCCTTGGCGAAGTCAGCAAGCACAGACTCGACACGCTTCGCGAGGCAGACGCGATTGTGGTGCACGAAATCAAAGCAGCCGGATTGTATCGCCAAACCGCCCAAGTTTTCGCGGTATTGCTCCCGGTGCAAAGCGTCGGTGTGATGGGAGACGCTCGCACGTACGACAACGTGCTGGCCGTACGTGCGGTCGATACCGCAGATTTCATGACCGCCGACTGGAGCCGACTCCCGTATGACTTGCTGGCAACCATCTCCACGCGGATTATCAACGAGGTCAAGGGCGTTAACCGCGTCGTCTACGACATCAGCAGCAAGCCGCCGGCCACTATTGAATGGGAATAG
- a CDS encoding peptidylprolyl isomerase yields the protein MPKNRKAEVDAAQKTLDLKSNKYQLELDTSMGKITLDMLPEIAPGHVANILALAKIGYYDGLKFHRIIKGFMIQSGCPEGTGTGGPGYTINAEFNQTKHLPGVLSMARTADPNSAGSQFFICHGDATFLDGQYTAFGKTADATSLEVVKKIGNVPTGAQDRPQQPVTIKTARVLEMAT from the coding sequence ATGCCAAAAAATCGCAAAGCCGAAGTCGACGCGGCTCAAAAGACGCTCGACCTGAAGAGCAATAAATATCAATTGGAACTCGATACCTCGATGGGCAAGATCACGCTTGATATGCTACCGGAAATCGCTCCAGGTCACGTGGCAAACATCTTGGCCTTGGCCAAGATCGGCTATTACGACGGCCTGAAGTTCCATCGCATCATCAAGGGCTTCATGATTCAAAGTGGCTGTCCAGAAGGCACCGGTACTGGCGGACCAGGTTACACGATCAATGCCGAGTTCAATCAGACCAAGCATCTGCCGGGTGTGCTTTCGATGGCTCGTACCGCCGATCCGAACTCCGCTGGCTCACAGTTCTTTATTTGTCATGGCGATGCGACCTTCCTCGACGGCCAATACACCGCCTTCGGCAAGACCGCCGATGCGACAAGCCTTGAAGTGGTGAAGAAAATCGGCAATGTGCCGACAGGCGCACAAGACCGACCGCAACAGCCCGTGACAATCAAAACCGCTAGGGTTCTGGAAATGGCAACGTGA
- a CDS encoding ABC transporter ATP-binding protein — MIETCDLTKKYNELFAVKSLTVKLETGDVFGFIGPNGAGKTTTMRMLATLLNPTWGEAYVCGYSIYTKPKEIRRLIGFMPDFFGVYDDMKVIEYLEFFAAAYRIKGEKRRKVCEEVLDLVGLGYKRDALATSLSRGMNQRLGLARVLLHDPQVLLLDEPASGLDPRVRIEIRRVIRQLGEMGKTVMVSSHILPELADMCNKVGIIERGVMVANKDVHQLIDEVRPNVVLRISVVGSQEEAARLIEQHDIVERVEPSAIELVVTLKEGIRDYADLATMLVAGGHRLTLFKEDELDLEGAFMALTKGITA; from the coding sequence ATGATTGAAACCTGCGACCTGACCAAGAAATACAACGAACTGTTCGCCGTTAAATCGCTAACGGTGAAGCTCGAAACGGGAGACGTGTTCGGCTTCATCGGTCCCAACGGCGCCGGCAAGACGACGACGATGCGGATGCTGGCAACGTTGCTTAACCCAACCTGGGGCGAAGCCTACGTTTGTGGCTATTCGATTTACACCAAACCGAAGGAAATCCGTCGGCTGATCGGGTTCATGCCGGATTTCTTCGGAGTTTATGACGATATGAAGGTGATCGAATACCTCGAATTCTTCGCAGCCGCCTACCGGATCAAAGGGGAAAAACGCCGCAAAGTATGCGAGGAAGTGCTAGACTTGGTTGGCCTTGGCTACAAGCGCGATGCGCTCGCCACAAGTCTTTCGCGCGGCATGAATCAGCGTCTGGGCTTGGCTCGAGTGCTGTTGCACGATCCACAAGTGCTGCTGCTGGATGAACCGGCCAGCGGCCTTGATCCCCGCGTGCGCATCGAAATCCGCCGCGTGATTCGCCAACTTGGCGAAATGGGGAAAACGGTCATGGTTTCCAGCCATATTCTTCCTGAGTTGGCCGACATGTGCAACAAAGTCGGCATCATCGAGCGTGGCGTAATGGTCGCGAACAAGGACGTTCACCAACTGATTGACGAAGTTCGGCCAAACGTTGTCCTGCGGATTTCGGTCGTAGGATCGCAAGAAGAAGCAGCAAGACTGATCGAGCAGCACGACATTGTCGAGCGGGTCGAACCCTCGGCGATAGAACTGGTCGTGACGCTGAAAGAAGGCATCCGAGATTATGCCGACTTGGCGACGATGCTGGTCGCTGGCGGCCACCGACTGACGCTGTTCAAAGAGGATGAACTCGATTTGGAAGGCGCCTTTATGGCGCTGACGAAGGGGATTACAGCATGA
- a CDS encoding phosphoenolpyruvate hydrolase family protein produces the protein MALFSRDEILSRLRAKVAAGKPIIGGGAGVGISAKFSEGGGIDLLVIYNSGRFRMGGRGSLAGLMPYGDANAIVLDMAHEVIPVVKHTPVLAGVCGTDPFRVMKLLLRDLDAAGFSGVQNFPTVGLIDGVFRTNLEETGMGFGLEVDMIRTAHEMGMLTTPYAFNPDDAAALAKAGADLLIPHVGLTTNGSIGATTALTLDRAVQSVQAMCDAAMRINRNILVLCHGGPIAEPADAQYVLNHTQGVVGFYGASSMERLPVEPAIANRVKEFVELKLQRG, from the coding sequence ATGGCTCTCTTTTCTCGCGACGAAATTCTTTCTCGGCTCCGCGCAAAAGTTGCTGCTGGTAAGCCAATCATCGGCGGCGGCGCAGGCGTGGGCATCAGCGCCAAGTTCTCCGAAGGCGGCGGCATCGATTTGCTGGTGATCTACAATTCAGGTCGCTTCCGAATGGGCGGCCGTGGCTCGCTCGCCGGATTGATGCCTTATGGCGATGCCAATGCGATTGTGCTCGACATGGCTCACGAAGTAATTCCTGTCGTCAAGCATACTCCTGTACTGGCCGGTGTTTGCGGTACCGACCCATTTCGCGTGATGAAGCTGCTGCTGCGCGACCTTGACGCAGCCGGCTTTTCCGGCGTGCAAAATTTCCCCACCGTCGGACTGATCGACGGCGTATTCCGCACCAACCTCGAAGAAACCGGCATGGGCTTCGGGCTGGAAGTGGATATGATTCGCACCGCCCACGAAATGGGCATGTTGACGACGCCCTACGCATTCAACCCCGACGACGCGGCCGCGCTTGCCAAAGCCGGGGCCGATCTTCTCATTCCGCACGTCGGATTGACAACCAATGGCAGCATTGGCGCGACCACTGCTCTGACGCTCGACCGCGCCGTGCAAAGCGTGCAAGCGATGTGCGATGCGGCAATGCGAATTAACAGAAACATTCTCGTGCTCTGTCACGGAGGGCCAATCGCCGAACCGGCGGACGCCCAATATGTCCTCAACCACACCCAGGGCGTGGTTGGCTTTTACGGCGCCAGTAGCATGGAACGGCTGCCGGTCGAGCCGGCGATTGCGAATCGGGTGAAGGAGTTTGTGGAACTCAAGCTTCAGAGAGGATGA
- a CDS encoding Tm-1-like ATP-binding domain-containing protein has translation MAILVFATLDTKGLEAALVCDELRRLGCNATLVDAGCIGEPSVAADVRREELFQAAGLSLTELQSRHDRGTAVKAAAQSATTMARKWLDAGKLDGVISIGGSAGTTIGTSAMRALPLGVPKVMVSTLASGQVRQYVGDKDIFMLNSIVDIAGINRISRLVLSNAAAAMAGMVQARQSGGDQLSKSSDKPLVAATMFGVTTPCVNRSREVLEQAGYEVLVFHATGSGGQAMESLIADGLIAGVLDITTTELADELVGGVLTAGPNRLTVAAKHGVPQLVSVGALDMVNFSEPETVPAKFADRKFYQHNPTITLMRTTVDENRQLGEEIGRKVSVSNGPACVMLPLCGVSALDRAGQPFDDPVARQTLFDGIRDTLKTSPQVELMELDRHINDPAFAEAAATKLLSLIHSRKAC, from the coding sequence ATGGCTATTCTAGTTTTCGCCACACTCGATACAAAAGGCCTGGAGGCCGCGCTGGTATGTGACGAACTGCGCCGACTAGGCTGCAACGCGACGCTCGTCGACGCCGGTTGCATCGGCGAGCCATCGGTCGCTGCCGACGTGCGGCGCGAAGAATTATTTCAAGCAGCAGGATTGTCGCTCACGGAATTGCAATCGCGCCACGATCGTGGAACGGCGGTAAAAGCGGCGGCCCAGTCCGCGACGACGATGGCGAGAAAGTGGCTTGATGCGGGCAAGCTCGATGGCGTCATCAGTATCGGCGGGTCGGCCGGAACGACGATCGGCACTTCCGCGATGCGAGCGTTGCCGCTGGGCGTGCCGAAAGTCATGGTCAGCACGCTCGCTTCCGGCCAAGTGCGACAGTATGTCGGCGACAAAGACATTTTCATGCTCAACTCGATCGTCGATATTGCAGGCATCAACCGCATCAGCCGTTTAGTCCTCTCGAATGCTGCGGCGGCGATGGCCGGAATGGTGCAGGCTCGTCAGTCGGGTGGAGATCAATTGTCGAAGTCATCGGACAAGCCGCTCGTGGCCGCGACCATGTTCGGCGTTACTACGCCCTGCGTGAATCGAAGTCGCGAAGTGCTGGAGCAGGCCGGCTACGAAGTACTCGTCTTCCATGCCACCGGGAGCGGCGGGCAAGCAATGGAATCGCTGATCGCGGATGGTTTGATCGCCGGCGTACTCGATATTACCACGACCGAACTGGCCGATGAACTCGTCGGCGGCGTGCTCACGGCCGGCCCGAATCGGTTGACGGTGGCTGCCAAGCACGGTGTGCCGCAACTGGTCTCGGTGGGTGCCCTGGATATGGTCAATTTCAGCGAGCCGGAAACGGTGCCGGCGAAATTTGCGGATCGAAAATTTTATCAGCATAACCCGACGATTACGCTGATGCGCACGACCGTCGATGAAAACCGGCAGCTTGGCGAAGAAATCGGTCGAAAGGTTTCCGTTTCGAATGGGCCAGCTTGCGTAATGTTGCCTCTGTGCGGTGTTTCCGCCCTTGATCGAGCGGGACAACCGTTCGACGATCCTGTTGCACGGCAGACTTTGTTCGATGGCATCCGCGACACATTGAAAACTTCACCTCAGGTGGAGCTAATGGAGCTCGATCGGCACATTAACGACCCGGCCTTTGCCGAAGCGGCGGCCACCAAATTGCTCTCCCTGATTCATTCCCGCAAAGCTTGCTAA
- a CDS encoding 2-dehydro-3-deoxyglucarate aldolase: MKSNPVKKKLREGKTSFGTWLSLGDLLASRVLARLGFDWLTLDMEHQPLDWREAATVFGAIADAGGVPLARVPEGNHFLIKRALDAGAWGIVAPMVNTVEQANQIIAAAKYPPLGNRSLGGSLHGLNFDASPIDYFTRANDEILVVLQTESPQGIENAEAIYSLPGVDAIFVGPVDLRANMRKPDGVEATDSEFEAAIQRIVDIGKKTGTPTGMHVMSPDAARHRAAQGMQFLAVASDIRMMTTKAQEFVKSLIPEAAIKDITRY; this comes from the coding sequence ATGAAATCGAATCCCGTCAAAAAAAAGCTCCGTGAAGGCAAGACTTCGTTTGGAACCTGGCTGTCGCTGGGCGACTTGCTGGCCAGCCGTGTGCTCGCTCGATTGGGTTTCGATTGGCTGACGCTCGATATGGAGCACCAGCCGCTCGATTGGCGCGAGGCAGCCACCGTCTTCGGCGCAATTGCTGATGCCGGCGGCGTGCCGCTGGCACGTGTGCCGGAAGGAAATCATTTTCTCATCAAACGAGCGCTCGATGCCGGAGCGTGGGGAATCGTTGCCCCGATGGTCAATACGGTCGAACAAGCGAATCAGATTATCGCCGCGGCAAAGTATCCGCCGCTGGGCAACCGCAGTTTAGGTGGTAGCCTGCATGGGCTGAACTTCGACGCCTCTCCGATCGACTACTTTACGCGCGCCAACGACGAGATTCTGGTCGTATTGCAAACCGAAAGCCCGCAAGGCATCGAGAACGCCGAAGCGATCTATAGCCTGCCGGGGGTTGACGCGATCTTCGTCGGCCCGGTCGATCTGCGCGCCAACATGCGAAAACCTGATGGCGTGGAAGCGACCGATTCCGAGTTTGAAGCGGCGATCCAACGCATCGTCGACATTGGCAAGAAAACCGGCACGCCGACCGGGATGCACGTCATGTCGCCAGACGCGGCGCGACATAGGGCGGCGCAAGGCATGCAATTTCTGGCCGTCGCCAGCGATATCCGCATGATGACGACTAAAGCGCAAGAGTTTGTGAAGTCGTTGATTCCCGAGGCGGCAATCAAAGACATCACGAGGTATTGA
- a CDS encoding FKBP-type peptidyl-prolyl cis-trans isomerase: protein MVDRKKSSRPVLACLIAVLLVSGWALAQSPTGKQPEGVAAGAAVELKSDKQKFSYGIGFQMGSSVRQQGIADDLEIAAFLRGVTDGMSGNKLALSQLELRPVMERYGKEIEQRLRDKSKVAAAKNKQEGDRFLAENKAKEGVKTLPSGLQYKVLKSGSGATPGPADTVLAHYHGTLIDGTVFDSSVQRGEPIEFPVNGVIKGWTEALQLMKVGDKWQLFVPSDLAYGERSPSDKIGPNSVLIFEVELKDVKKEPTAK, encoded by the coding sequence ATGGTGGATCGCAAAAAATCGTCGCGGCCTGTCTTGGCCTGCTTGATTGCTGTCTTGCTCGTTTCTGGTTGGGCATTGGCTCAATCGCCGACAGGCAAACAACCGGAAGGGGTGGCAGCGGGCGCTGCCGTCGAGTTGAAGTCCGACAAACAAAAGTTTAGTTATGGAATCGGTTTCCAAATGGGCTCAAGCGTCCGTCAGCAAGGCATTGCCGATGATTTGGAAATTGCCGCGTTCCTGCGCGGCGTTACCGACGGCATGAGCGGAAATAAACTGGCCTTGAGCCAACTGGAACTCAGGCCGGTCATGGAACGCTATGGAAAAGAAATTGAACAGCGTCTGCGCGACAAATCGAAAGTCGCCGCCGCCAAGAACAAACAAGAAGGAGATAGGTTCCTCGCGGAGAATAAAGCCAAAGAAGGAGTCAAGACTTTGCCCAGTGGACTGCAATACAAAGTCCTGAAGTCGGGCAGCGGCGCCACGCCTGGACCAGCCGATACCGTACTCGCGCACTATCACGGCACGCTCATCGACGGCACGGTTTTCGATAGCTCGGTGCAGCGCGGCGAGCCGATCGAGTTTCCAGTGAACGGAGTGATCAAAGGTTGGACCGAAGCATTGCAGCTGATGAAAGTCGGCGACAAATGGCAACTGTTCGTGCCCTCGGACTTGGCTTATGGCGAGCGCAGCCCGTCGGACAAGATCGGCCCCAACTCGGTGCTGATCTTCGAAGTTGAATTGAAAGACGTTAAGAAAGAGCCTACCGCAAAGTAG
- a CDS encoding protein-L-isoaspartate(D-aspartate) O-methyltransferase — protein MNIEAHSAPFRQLPFAYRARTIFGLLLSACSLSPVAARAQSKLYLDALHKRMIEKEIIGGGIKNERVIQSMRATQRHEFVDAAHRKNAYYDMSLPIGAHQTISGPFVVAYMTEQLDPQPTDKVLEIGTGSGYQAAVLSPLVQDVYSIEIIEQLNKRATRTLDRLKYRNIHLKIGDGFQGWPEHAPFDKIIVTCSPEKVPQPLVDQLREGGNMIIPVGERFNQMLYRFTKRSGKLEKEPLRPTLFVPMTGTAEDGREVQPDPIHPQLVNGSFEEKIGTEGEPTAWYYCRLQEVKDVLDAPDGHRVLLFTNDVPGRMSRALQGFAIDGKQIGEVEVSASIRGKNIVHGPNAEQAPQISLTFYDANWAIIGRTWTGPYQGTFAWQLATEKLKVPRGATKCIMHVGLLGATGEFAIDNVKILAIPR, from the coding sequence ATGAACATTGAAGCTCATAGTGCGCCCTTTCGCCAACTGCCGTTCGCCTATCGCGCGCGAACGATCTTTGGACTACTGTTGTCGGCCTGCAGCCTTTCGCCTGTCGCCGCTCGCGCCCAGTCGAAGCTATATCTCGATGCGCTTCACAAGCGGATGATCGAAAAGGAGATCATTGGCGGCGGCATCAAGAATGAGCGAGTGATTCAATCGATGCGCGCCACGCAGCGGCACGAGTTTGTCGATGCTGCGCACCGTAAGAACGCCTATTACGACATGTCGCTGCCAATCGGCGCCCATCAGACGATCAGCGGCCCGTTTGTCGTGGCCTATATGACCGAGCAGCTCGATCCGCAGCCGACCGACAAAGTGCTGGAGATCGGCACCGGCAGCGGCTATCAAGCAGCCGTACTCAGCCCGCTGGTCCAAGACGTTTACTCGATCGAAATTATCGAACAGCTCAATAAACGTGCAACGCGGACGCTTGACCGCCTCAAATATCGGAATATCCACCTGAAGATTGGCGACGGTTTTCAGGGCTGGCCGGAGCACGCTCCCTTCGACAAGATCATCGTCACTTGCTCGCCGGAGAAGGTACCTCAGCCGCTCGTCGATCAATTGCGAGAAGGGGGAAACATGATCATCCCCGTTGGCGAACGGTTCAACCAAATGCTGTACCGCTTCACCAAGCGGAGCGGAAAGCTGGAAAAAGAGCCGTTGCGACCGACGCTGTTCGTACCCATGACTGGCACAGCCGAAGACGGTCGCGAAGTGCAACCCGATCCAATTCATCCGCAATTGGTCAATGGCAGTTTTGAAGAGAAGATCGGCACCGAAGGAGAGCCAACGGCGTGGTATTACTGCCGTTTGCAGGAAGTGAAAGACGTGCTTGATGCGCCCGATGGCCATCGCGTGCTGTTATTCACCAACGATGTGCCAGGTCGCATGAGCCGCGCATTGCAAGGTTTTGCGATTGATGGCAAGCAAATTGGCGAAGTCGAAGTCAGCGCCTCAATTCGCGGCAAAAACATCGTTCACGGTCCCAATGCCGAACAGGCCCCGCAAATCTCGCTTACCTTTTACGACGCCAACTGGGCGATCATCGGCCGCACCTGGACCGGGCCCTACCAAGGCACGTTTGCGTGGCAATTGGCGACGGAAAAGCTCAAGGTGCCACGGGGAGCGACCAAATGCATTATGCACGTCGGCCTACTGGGGGCGACCGGAGAATTTGCGATCGACAACGTCAAGATTCTGGCAATACCACGGTAA
- a CDS encoding Rrf2 family transcriptional regulator, with product MLSKTAEYALRAAVWLANAPDDASSADVLARVTQVPRRYLHKVLQDLARAGLVRSQSGPGGGYSLALSVDKITILDVVNAVSPLERIRHCPLGLPSHTQLCPLHKELDEMYASAEESLRQVTLGQLVRSSSAIIPLCDVAR from the coding sequence ATGCTTTCTAAAACTGCCGAATACGCGTTGCGTGCTGCAGTGTGGTTGGCCAATGCGCCTGATGATGCGAGTTCAGCCGATGTGCTTGCTAGGGTAACACAGGTTCCGCGGCGCTATTTGCACAAAGTATTGCAAGATTTGGCGCGGGCCGGCTTGGTGCGCTCTCAATCTGGTCCTGGCGGTGGATATTCACTGGCATTGTCGGTAGACAAGATCACGATTCTCGACGTGGTGAACGCCGTCTCGCCACTGGAACGAATTCGGCATTGTCCGCTTGGACTGCCATCGCACACGCAACTCTGCCCACTGCACAAGGAACTCGACGAGATGTATGCCTCAGCGGAAGAATCCTTGCGCCAAGTGACGTTAGGACAGTTGGTGCGATCATCGAGCGCGATCATCCCACTATGTGATGTTGCGAGGTGA